One genomic window of Micrococcus flavus includes the following:
- a CDS encoding response regulator: MSVRVMLVDDHPVVRAGVRAVLEADPELTVVAEAGDGAAALAADPAGVDAVLMDLQMGEGMDGVTATRRMRAAHPHVPVLILTTFDTEADILAALDAGAAGYLLKDAPAEEIAAAVHRAVAGRPALAPEVAERLIGRSTGVGAAQALSGREIELLELIARGDTNREAARALFLSEATVKTHLVHIFQKLGVGTRTEAVHAARERRIIR, from the coding sequence ATGAGCGTGCGCGTGATGCTGGTGGACGACCACCCGGTGGTGCGGGCGGGCGTGCGCGCCGTGCTCGAGGCGGACCCGGAGCTGACCGTGGTGGCCGAGGCCGGGGACGGCGCCGCCGCCCTGGCCGCGGATCCGGCCGGGGTGGACGCCGTGCTGATGGACCTGCAGATGGGCGAGGGGATGGACGGGGTGACCGCCACGCGTCGGATGCGCGCGGCCCACCCGCACGTGCCCGTGCTGATCCTCACCACGTTCGACACCGAGGCGGACATCCTCGCCGCCCTCGACGCCGGCGCTGCCGGCTATCTGCTCAAGGACGCCCCCGCGGAGGAGATCGCAGCGGCGGTGCACCGCGCGGTGGCCGGGCGACCGGCGCTCGCGCCCGAGGTGGCCGAGCGGCTGATCGGGCGCAGCACCGGGGTCGGCGCGGCCCAGGCCCTGAGCGGGCGGGAGATCGAGCTGCTCGAGCTGATCGCCCGCGGGGACACCAACCGGGAGGCCGCGCGCGCCCTGTTCCTCTCCGAGGCCACCGTGAAGACGCACCTGGTGCACATCTTCCAGAAGCTCGGCGTGGGCACCCGCACCGAGGCGGTGCACGCAGCGCGGGAGCGCCGGATCATCCGCTGA
- a CDS encoding ABC transporter ATP-binding protein → MSTAEATRVTGVGAEEADDYTPAERRHVRRRSWRLLAELGRPVRGTLTLTAVLVVVSNAARAAAPLLIAWAIDWGLPQVVAGVRGGEPVTGVLALVGGAYVLTALASGLLLGVYTWLTAKASQAMLLDLRLRVFRHTQRLSLSFHERYTSGRVISRQTSDLEALRELLDQGVSALVSGLMFMTFTAVSILILDPPSFLVLLGAAVPVVAVVHWYRVRSEEVYRRSRVSSARSIVHFVETMTGIRAVQAFRRERDGDRRYRELATRYRDDMVESLNLFGVLQPTLIAVGNLTVAALLVTGGLRVLSGDLEVGVLVALLLAGRRVFQPMEMVAMFYSSLQSATAALEKVSGLLEEEPGVVEAAHPTPLPRPDGSGPAPVGEGEASGRIEFRDAVFGYGPGKVVLPEFDLTVPAGQTVAVVGQTGAGKSTLVKLIARFYDLTSGSLTLDGVELRELSQQDLRRNVVMVTQEAFLFSGSVADNIALGRPGASLEEIEAAAQAVGADAFIRELPEGYETDVNQRGGRLSAGQRQLISFARAFLADPAVLILDEATSSLDLPSERLVQAGLERLLGDRTALIIAHRLSTVEIADRVLVVHDGRIVEDGAPAELVAAGGRFAALHRAWEDSLVTGEA, encoded by the coding sequence ATGAGCACCGCGGAGGCCACCCGCGTCACCGGCGTCGGCGCGGAGGAGGCCGACGACTACACGCCCGCCGAGCGCCGCCACGTCCGTCGCCGCTCCTGGCGGCTGCTGGCCGAGCTCGGCCGTCCCGTGCGCGGGACGCTGACGCTGACGGCGGTGCTCGTCGTCGTGTCCAACGCGGCCCGTGCCGCCGCCCCGCTGCTCATCGCGTGGGCGATCGACTGGGGCCTGCCCCAGGTGGTGGCGGGCGTGCGCGGCGGCGAGCCCGTCACCGGCGTGCTGGCCCTGGTGGGCGGGGCGTACGTGCTCACCGCGCTGGCCTCCGGGCTCCTGCTGGGCGTCTACACGTGGCTCACCGCCAAGGCCAGCCAGGCGATGCTCCTGGACCTGCGGCTGCGCGTGTTCCGGCACACCCAGCGCCTCAGCCTGAGCTTCCACGAGCGGTACACCTCGGGGCGGGTGATCTCCCGGCAGACCTCGGACCTCGAGGCCCTGCGCGAGCTGCTGGACCAGGGCGTCTCCGCGCTGGTCTCCGGCCTGATGTTCATGACGTTCACAGCCGTGTCCATCCTGATCCTGGACCCGCCGTCCTTCCTGGTGCTGCTGGGGGCCGCCGTGCCCGTGGTCGCGGTGGTGCACTGGTACCGGGTGCGCTCCGAGGAGGTGTACCGGCGGTCGCGGGTGTCCTCGGCCCGGTCGATCGTGCACTTCGTGGAGACCATGACCGGCATCCGCGCCGTGCAGGCGTTCCGCCGCGAGCGCGACGGCGACCGCCGCTACCGCGAGCTGGCCACCCGCTACCGGGACGACATGGTGGAGTCCCTGAACCTGTTCGGCGTGCTGCAGCCGACGCTGATCGCGGTGGGGAACCTGACGGTGGCCGCCCTGCTGGTGACCGGCGGCCTGCGGGTGCTGTCCGGGGACCTGGAGGTGGGCGTGCTCGTGGCGCTGCTGCTCGCGGGCCGGCGCGTGTTCCAGCCGATGGAGATGGTGGCGATGTTCTACTCCTCGCTGCAGTCCGCGACGGCCGCCCTCGAGAAGGTCTCGGGCCTGCTGGAGGAGGAGCCCGGCGTCGTCGAGGCCGCGCACCCCACGCCCCTGCCCCGCCCGGACGGCAGCGGGCCGGCGCCCGTCGGGGAGGGCGAGGCGAGCGGGCGGATCGAGTTCCGCGACGCCGTGTTCGGGTACGGCCCCGGCAAGGTCGTGCTGCCGGAGTTCGACCTGACCGTGCCCGCGGGGCAGACCGTGGCGGTGGTGGGCCAGACCGGCGCGGGCAAGTCCACGCTGGTGAAGCTGATCGCGCGGTTCTACGACCTCACCTCCGGCTCTCTCACCCTGGACGGGGTGGAGCTGCGCGAGCTGTCCCAGCAGGACCTGCGCAGGAATGTGGTGATGGTGACCCAGGAGGCGTTCCTGTTCTCCGGGTCCGTGGCGGACAACATCGCGCTCGGACGCCCCGGCGCGAGTCTCGAGGAGATCGAGGCCGCCGCGCAGGCCGTGGGCGCGGACGCGTTCATCCGGGAGCTGCCCGAGGGGTACGAGACGGACGTGAACCAGCGCGGCGGGCGCCTGTCCGCGGGGCAGCGGCAGCTGATCAGCTTCGCGCGGGCGTTCCTGGCGGATCCGGCGGTGCTGATCCTGGACGAGGCGACGAGCTCCCTGGACCTGCCGAGCGAACGGCTCGTGCAGGCCGGGCTCGAGCGGCTGCTCGGGGACCGCACGGCGCTGATCATCGCGCACCGGCTCAGCACCGTGGAGATCGCGGACCGCGTGCTCGTGGTGCACGACGGGCGGATCGTGGAGGACGGGGCGCCGGCAGAGCTGGTGGCCGCGGGCGGCCGGTTCGCGGCGCTGCACCGGGCGTGGGAGGACTCCCTGGTCACGGGCGAGGCCTGA
- a CDS encoding sensor histidine kinase produces MHAAPPPRSARLDTPALLAALRVVLHVSFAGLLTLGLARALTGGDGAPPAPGSAPLLGGLTVVLAAVYLAGTVRERRLWSAGRAPGAGAALGWLAAVLALWALLVLHHADFTWLAFPLFFVCLHVVGVLLRRPALAVALVAAVTGVVVGAGLLRTGAPSPGAVLGPVIGAGVAVVMNLAYRVLLADAAHQRAVAEDLRATRAELAESERHAGVLAERERLSREIHDTLTQGLASIVLISRAAQDAVRAGDVALADERLETVRATAAENLAESRAFVRGLRAAGPAPGPDGGDPAVAEHPLATALASAVRGFRARQQAVGEPVDAELTVVGEPVPVGEAVETALVRAAQSSLANVAQHARARRCRVTLTWLDGEVALDVADDGVGVDPAAAAVPSGAGAVGCTSTAGGTGVGLAGLRERVAGVGGEVSVESAPGEGTVVAVRVPLGRAGGGNAQSGSDVERSRP; encoded by the coding sequence ATGCATGCCGCCCCCCCGCCCCGCAGCGCCCGCCTGGACACGCCCGCCCTGCTCGCCGCGCTCCGGGTGGTGCTGCACGTCTCCTTCGCCGGGCTCCTGACCCTGGGCCTCGCCCGCGCGCTGACAGGCGGCGACGGCGCCCCGCCCGCCCCGGGCTCCGCGCCCCTGCTCGGGGGCCTCACCGTGGTGCTGGCCGCCGTGTACCTGGCCGGGACCGTGCGCGAGCGCCGGCTCTGGTCCGCCGGCCGCGCCCCGGGCGCCGGTGCGGCCCTCGGCTGGCTCGCCGCCGTCCTGGCGCTCTGGGCCCTGCTGGTGCTCCACCATGCGGACTTCACCTGGCTCGCGTTCCCCCTCTTCTTCGTGTGTCTGCACGTGGTCGGGGTCCTGCTCCGCCGCCCCGCGCTCGCGGTGGCGCTCGTCGCGGCGGTGACCGGCGTCGTCGTGGGCGCCGGGCTCCTGCGGACGGGGGCGCCGTCCCCCGGCGCGGTGCTCGGGCCGGTGATCGGCGCGGGGGTCGCCGTGGTGATGAACCTGGCCTACCGGGTCCTCCTGGCCGACGCCGCCCACCAGCGGGCCGTGGCCGAGGACCTGCGGGCCACCCGCGCCGAGCTCGCCGAGTCCGAGCGGCACGCCGGCGTCCTCGCCGAGCGGGAACGGCTCTCCCGCGAGATCCACGACACCCTGACGCAGGGCCTGGCCTCGATCGTGCTGATCTCCCGCGCCGCCCAGGACGCCGTCCGCGCCGGGGACGTCGCCCTCGCGGACGAGCGCCTGGAGACCGTGCGGGCGACGGCGGCCGAGAACCTGGCCGAGTCACGCGCCTTCGTGCGCGGGCTCCGCGCGGCGGGGCCGGCCCCGGGACCCGACGGGGGCGATCCGGCCGTCGCCGAGCACCCGCTGGCCACGGCGCTGGCGTCGGCGGTGCGGGGCTTCCGCGCCCGCCAGCAGGCGGTGGGGGAGCCCGTGGACGCCGAGCTCACCGTGGTGGGCGAGCCCGTGCCCGTCGGGGAGGCCGTCGAGACCGCACTCGTGCGCGCCGCCCAGTCCTCCCTGGCCAACGTGGCCCAGCACGCCCGCGCACGTCGCTGCCGGGTCACCCTGACGTGGCTGGACGGGGAGGTCGCCCTCGACGTGGCCGACGACGGCGTGGGCGTCGACCCGGCGGCGGCCGCGGTCCCGAGCGGCGCGGGCGCCGTGGGGTGCACCAGTACGGCGGGTGGGACCGGCGTCGGGCTGGCGGGGCTGCGCGAGCGCGTGGCCGGCGTCGGCGGCGAGGTGAGCGTGGAGAGCGCCCCCGGCGAGGGGACCGTGGTGGCCGTGCGCGTGCCGCTGGGCCGCGCCGGCGGGGGGAACGCGCAGAGCGGATCGGACGTGGAGAGGAGCCGCCCATGA
- the purD gene encoding phosphoribosylamine--glycine ligase, which translates to MKILVLGNGGREHALLRALSRDPQVRELHAAPGNAGMADAATLHPVVATDADAVVALAGRLAVDLVVVGPEDPLAAGVADALREAGIAVFGPSRAAAQLEASKAFAKEVMTAAGVPTAGARVCTTQAEAEAAFAEFGAPHVVKDDGLAAGKGVVVTSDRAEALAHAAACFAAGGAVVVEDFLDGPEVSLFVLCDGTDAVPLTPAQDFKRIHDGDAGPNTGGMGAYTPLEWLPAGFVDEVMDRVARPVLAEMARRGTPFTGVLFIGLAVTAKGPEVIEFNVRFGDPETQAVLARLETPLGGLLADAAAGRLGADRALDWSDDVAVDVVLASAGYPATSSSGDVITGVEDALALEGVDVLHAGIARTEDGNLVTAGGRVLAVVGRGEDLAQARARAYAGAECIRFDGAQHRTDIALKAERGEIAVPARAGGTGGTGQGVARGGFAGAQALDLPGWRHVYSGKVRDLYEPADAAPGESETLLVVASDRISAYDHVLEPPIPDKGAVLTQLSLWWFERLAEGEDAVAHHVVSTDVPEAVAGRAMVVKRLAMHPIECIARGYVTGSGLAEYREHGTVTGIPLPEGLVDGSRLEPAVFTPSAKAEVGEHDENITYEQTVERVGEDVAAALRDATLAVYTRAEAIAREAGIILADTKVEFGVDPTGELVLGDEVLTPDSSRFWDAEDYEPGRAQASFDKQFVRDWLTSPASGWDKASGEAPPSLPADVVEKTRARYVEAYERLTGRTFVAPGA; encoded by the coding sequence GTGAAGATCCTCGTGCTCGGCAACGGCGGCCGCGAACACGCGCTGCTGCGCGCCCTCTCCCGTGATCCCCAGGTCCGCGAGCTCCACGCGGCCCCCGGCAACGCCGGCATGGCGGACGCGGCGACCCTCCACCCGGTGGTCGCCACGGACGCCGACGCCGTCGTCGCCCTGGCCGGCCGCCTGGCGGTGGACCTCGTGGTCGTCGGCCCGGAGGACCCCCTGGCCGCCGGCGTGGCCGACGCGCTGCGCGAGGCCGGGATCGCGGTGTTCGGTCCGTCGCGCGCCGCGGCCCAGCTGGAGGCGTCGAAGGCGTTCGCCAAGGAGGTCATGACGGCCGCCGGTGTGCCGACCGCGGGTGCGCGCGTGTGCACCACGCAGGCCGAGGCGGAGGCCGCCTTCGCCGAGTTCGGTGCCCCGCACGTGGTCAAGGACGACGGCCTGGCCGCCGGCAAGGGCGTGGTGGTCACCTCGGATCGGGCCGAGGCGCTGGCGCACGCCGCGGCGTGCTTCGCCGCCGGCGGCGCCGTGGTGGTGGAGGACTTCCTCGACGGCCCCGAGGTCTCCCTCTTCGTGCTCTGTGACGGCACGGACGCCGTCCCGCTGACCCCCGCTCAGGACTTCAAGCGCATCCACGACGGCGACGCCGGCCCCAACACGGGCGGCATGGGCGCCTACACCCCGCTGGAGTGGCTGCCGGCGGGCTTCGTGGACGAGGTCATGGACCGCGTGGCCCGGCCCGTGCTCGCCGAGATGGCCCGCCGGGGGACGCCGTTCACGGGCGTGCTGTTCATCGGCCTGGCCGTCACCGCGAAGGGCCCCGAGGTCATCGAGTTCAACGTGCGCTTCGGCGACCCCGAGACGCAGGCCGTCCTCGCCCGCCTGGAGACCCCGCTCGGCGGGCTGCTGGCCGACGCCGCCGCAGGCCGCCTCGGCGCGGACCGCGCCCTGGACTGGAGCGACGACGTCGCCGTGGACGTGGTGCTGGCCTCCGCCGGGTACCCCGCGACGTCCTCGTCCGGCGACGTGATCACCGGCGTCGAGGACGCGCTGGCCCTCGAGGGCGTGGACGTGCTCCACGCCGGCATCGCCCGGACCGAGGATGGAAATCTGGTGACGGCCGGCGGACGGGTGCTCGCCGTCGTCGGGCGGGGGGAGGACCTGGCGCAGGCGCGGGCCCGGGCCTATGCCGGCGCCGAGTGCATCCGGTTCGACGGCGCCCAGCACCGCACGGACATCGCGCTCAAGGCCGAGCGCGGAGAGATCGCCGTGCCCGCGCGTGCGGGCGGGACCGGTGGGACGGGCCAGGGCGTCGCGAGGGGCGGGTTCGCCGGCGCGCAGGCGCTCGACCTGCCCGGCTGGCGGCACGTCTACTCCGGCAAGGTCCGCGACCTCTATGAGCCGGCCGACGCCGCACCGGGGGAGTCGGAGACCCTGCTGGTGGTGGCCTCGGACCGGATCAGCGCCTACGACCACGTGCTCGAGCCGCCGATCCCGGACAAGGGCGCCGTGCTGACCCAGCTGAGCCTGTGGTGGTTCGAGAGGCTCGCCGAGGGCGAGGACGCCGTCGCCCACCATGTGGTGTCCACCGACGTGCCGGAGGCCGTGGCCGGGCGCGCGATGGTGGTGAAGCGGCTGGCCATGCACCCCATCGAGTGCATCGCGCGCGGCTACGTGACCGGCTCCGGGCTGGCCGAGTACCGCGAGCACGGGACGGTGACCGGCATCCCGCTGCCGGAGGGTCTCGTGGACGGGTCCCGGCTCGAGCCGGCGGTCTTCACCCCCTCGGCCAAGGCGGAGGTCGGCGAGCACGACGAGAACATCACGTACGAGCAGACCGTCGAGCGGGTGGGCGAGGACGTGGCCGCGGCGCTGCGGGACGCGACCCTGGCCGTGTACACGCGCGCCGAGGCAATCGCCCGCGAGGCCGGGATCATCCTGGCCGACACGAAGGTGGAGTTCGGTGTCGACCCGACGGGGGAGCTGGTGCTCGGGGACGAGGTGCTCACCCCCGACTCCTCCCGCTTCTGGGACGCCGAGGACTACGAGCCCGGCCGCGCCCAGGCCAGCTTCGACAAGCAGTTCGTCCGCGACTGGCTGACGAGTCCGGCCTCCGGGTGGGACAAGGCGTCGGGCGAGGCGCCGCCGTCGCTGCCGGCCGACGTCGTGGAGAAGACGCGCGCCCGGTACGTGGAGGCGTATGAGCGCCTGACCGGCCGGACCTTCGTGGCCCCGGGGGCCTGA
- a CDS encoding ABC transporter ATP-binding protein: protein MPRPSSTALPLRAALRGIAPYLDGVGLRWAAGLLSAMLAGLVALAIPQVIQVLVNSVFADVVHNVPPTDAARADVWWAAALLAGLGLAEALFVYLRRFFILPPAADVENRARITLYRRLQRMPAAFHDAWPSGQLLSRAQADLSLLRRWIAFGSVMLVVNAVTILVGMVLLFGLSWQLALLYLAAAVPIMWLSFGFRNDFRSASRLSQDQAGDLATTVEESVHGIRVLKAFGRGAHALEGFRGRAETLRGTEVRKASVLSRFIALIVALPEAVLGLGLALGVWLVAQGELTVGALAAYFATAAVLSGPVESIGQLMGMTLAAKTAIDRHLDVLSAPATVTSPAGADRDEEEALDAGRAAAAARAGRAEASGRPARPARSRSAEAGARTGDGERPGVVLPPSHGALEFRDVRFRFPDAGDGEADELLRGVDLTLVPGETLALVGVTGAGKSTLVQLVPRLYDVTGGAVLVDGVDVRDYPLQELRRRVSIAFEDATLFSDTVRANVLLGAPAETVADGLDSPAARALLDLALDTAQAGFMADLPDGVDAEIGEEGLSLSGGQRQRVALARAIAARPDILVLDDPLSALDVRTEEAVTARLREVLAGTTTLIVAHRPSTVALADRVAVLEDGRVADVGTHAELLRRSAAYRDIISSRPEEQS from the coding sequence GTGCCCCGCCCCTCCTCCACCGCCCTGCCCCTGCGCGCCGCCCTGCGCGGGATCGCCCCGTACCTGGACGGCGTCGGCCTCCGGTGGGCCGCGGGCCTGCTCAGCGCCATGCTCGCCGGCCTGGTGGCCCTGGCGATCCCCCAGGTGATCCAGGTGCTCGTGAACTCGGTGTTCGCGGACGTGGTGCACAACGTCCCGCCCACGGACGCCGCCCGCGCGGACGTGTGGTGGGCCGCCGCCCTGCTCGCCGGCCTGGGCCTGGCCGAGGCGCTCTTCGTGTACCTGCGCCGCTTCTTCATCCTCCCGCCCGCCGCGGACGTGGAGAACCGGGCCCGGATCACCCTCTACCGTCGGCTGCAGCGCATGCCCGCGGCCTTCCACGACGCATGGCCCTCCGGGCAGCTGCTCTCGCGGGCCCAGGCGGACCTGTCCCTGCTGCGGCGGTGGATCGCCTTCGGCTCCGTGATGCTGGTGGTCAACGCCGTGACGATCCTGGTGGGCATGGTCCTGCTGTTCGGACTGTCCTGGCAGCTGGCCCTGCTGTACCTCGCGGCGGCGGTGCCGATCATGTGGCTCTCGTTCGGGTTCCGCAACGACTTCCGCTCCGCCTCCCGCCTCTCCCAGGACCAGGCCGGAGACCTCGCCACCACGGTGGAGGAGTCCGTGCACGGCATCCGCGTGCTCAAGGCTTTCGGCCGCGGTGCACACGCGCTCGAGGGCTTCCGCGGGCGCGCGGAGACCCTGCGCGGCACCGAGGTCCGCAAGGCGTCCGTGCTCTCCAGGTTCATCGCGCTGATCGTGGCCCTGCCGGAGGCGGTGCTCGGGCTGGGTCTGGCGCTGGGCGTGTGGCTCGTGGCCCAGGGCGAGCTGACCGTGGGCGCGCTGGCCGCGTACTTCGCCACGGCCGCCGTGCTCTCCGGTCCCGTGGAGTCGATCGGCCAGCTCATGGGCATGACCCTCGCCGCCAAGACCGCCATCGACCGGCACCTGGACGTCCTCTCCGCCCCCGCCACCGTCACCTCGCCCGCCGGGGCGGACCGGGACGAGGAGGAGGCCCTCGACGCCGGCCGCGCCGCCGCCGCGGCCCGCGCCGGGCGGGCGGAGGCGTCGGGTCGCCCCGCGCGCCCCGCCCGGTCCCGGTCAGCCGAGGCCGGTGCGCGGACCGGGGACGGGGAGCGGCCCGGCGTCGTGCTGCCGCCCTCGCACGGGGCCCTGGAGTTCCGGGACGTGCGCTTCCGGTTCCCGGACGCGGGCGACGGTGAGGCGGACGAGCTGCTCCGCGGCGTGGACCTCACGCTGGTCCCGGGCGAGACGCTCGCCCTCGTGGGCGTCACCGGCGCGGGCAAGTCCACGCTGGTCCAGCTCGTCCCCCGCCTCTACGACGTCACGGGCGGCGCGGTGCTCGTGGACGGCGTGGACGTGCGGGACTACCCGCTGCAGGAGCTGCGGCGGCGCGTCTCCATCGCGTTCGAGGACGCCACCCTGTTCTCCGACACGGTGCGGGCCAACGTCCTGCTCGGCGCCCCGGCCGAGACCGTCGCGGACGGGCTCGACTCCCCCGCCGCCCGCGCGCTGCTGGACCTCGCCCTGGACACCGCGCAGGCCGGCTTCATGGCGGACCTGCCCGACGGCGTCGACGCGGAGATCGGCGAGGAGGGGCTGAGCCTGTCCGGCGGGCAGCGCCAGCGCGTGGCCCTGGCCCGCGCGATCGCGGCCCGCCCCGACATCCTCGTGCTCGACGACCCGCTCTCCGCCCTCGACGTGCGCACCGAGGAGGCCGTCACCGCGCGGCTGCGCGAGGTGCTCGCCGGGACCACCACCCTGATCGTGGCCCACCGGCCCTCCACCGTGGCCCTCGCCGACCGTGTGGCGGTCCTCGAGGACGGGCGCGTGGCCGACGTCGGCACGCACGCCGAGCTGCTGCGCCGCAGCGCCGCCTACCGCGACATCATCTCCAGCCGACCCGAGGAGCAGTCATGA
- a CDS encoding ABC transporter permease: MFLALRDLRFATGRFSLMGAVVALITVLLVMLSGLTAGLGHENTAALDELGARGTDRIVFGGAAGQDPTASFTQAELTAAQREAWAGTDGVERVEPLGVSQGRLTGRDGEEVAGVASAAFLGLDPGAPQAPAGLRDGELVLSRTLADQAGVGSGGRVESGGRMYTVAGVVDDSWYSHTPVAWSTATDWRALSHTADPDVLGTAALVTLAPGADADAVTAAGDAAARTVAADVKGAYAALPAYSSEHGSLTMMQGFLYGISALVVVAFLSIWTIQRTREIAVLKALGGSTGWVLRDALLQGGIVLALGVALGTGVAMAAGAFAARAVPFVLDATTTVLPALGVLTLGLAGSALAVARVTRIDPLIALGGN; the protein is encoded by the coding sequence ATGTTCCTCGCCCTGCGCGACCTGCGGTTCGCCACCGGTCGCTTCAGCCTCATGGGCGCCGTCGTCGCGCTCATCACCGTCCTGCTCGTGATGCTCTCCGGCCTCACCGCGGGCCTGGGCCACGAGAACACCGCCGCCCTGGACGAGCTCGGGGCGCGCGGCACGGACCGCATCGTGTTCGGCGGAGCCGCCGGCCAGGACCCGACCGCCTCCTTCACCCAGGCCGAGCTCACCGCCGCCCAGCGCGAGGCGTGGGCCGGCACGGACGGCGTCGAGCGGGTCGAGCCGCTCGGGGTGTCCCAGGGGCGGCTGACCGGCCGGGACGGGGAGGAGGTCGCCGGCGTCGCCTCCGCCGCCTTCCTCGGCCTGGACCCGGGCGCCCCGCAGGCCCCGGCCGGCCTGCGCGACGGCGAGCTCGTGCTCTCCCGCACCCTGGCCGACCAGGCGGGGGTCGGCTCCGGTGGCCGGGTCGAGTCCGGTGGCCGCATGTACACGGTGGCCGGCGTCGTCGACGACTCCTGGTACTCCCACACGCCCGTCGCCTGGTCGACGGCGACCGACTGGCGCGCGCTGTCCCACACCGCCGACCCGGACGTGCTGGGCACCGCGGCCCTCGTGACCCTGGCCCCCGGCGCGGACGCGGACGCCGTCACCGCCGCGGGCGACGCCGCCGCCCGCACCGTGGCCGCGGACGTGAAGGGCGCGTATGCCGCCCTGCCCGCGTACTCCTCGGAGCACGGCTCGCTGACGATGATGCAGGGGTTCCTATACGGGATCTCGGCGCTCGTGGTGGTGGCGTTCCTGTCCATCTGGACCATCCAGCGCACCCGTGAGATCGCGGTGCTCAAGGCGCTCGGCGGCTCCACCGGCTGGGTGCTGCGCGACGCGCTCCTCCAGGGCGGGATCGTCCTCGCGCTCGGCGTGGCGCTCGGCACCGGTGTGGCGATGGCCGCCGGGGCGTTCGCCGCCCGCGCCGTGCCATTCGTCCTCGACGCCACCACCACCGTCCTGCCCGCCCTCGGCGTGCTCACCCTCGGCCTCGCCGGCTCGGCGCTGGCCGTGGCCCGCGTGACCCGCATCGACCCCCTGATCGCCCTCGGAGGCAACTGA
- a CDS encoding metallophosphoesterase, with product MAGLGALGLAWGLTEAEARTVRTHTLRVLAPGTRTVRVLHLSDIHLLPRHRRRLDWLRGLAHLEPDLVVDTGDNISHAASIPLLLDALAPLLERPGVFVPGSNDYYTPKPANPLRYLRGPSELEASRSRLPTEELFSAFRAAGWADLTDRSADVVLGAGPDAVRVRAAGTDDPHLGLDRWSGFGPDDDGVPALRLGVTHAPYRRVLDAMTADGADLLLAGHTHGGQVCLPFVGALVTNCDLPRSQASGVSPWTAAGPTVPLEVSAGIGTAPSAPVRTFCRPEAVVLDLLPRA from the coding sequence ATGGCGGGACTCGGCGCCCTCGGTCTGGCGTGGGGTCTGACGGAGGCCGAGGCGCGCACGGTGCGCACGCACACCCTGCGCGTGCTGGCCCCCGGCACCCGGACCGTGCGCGTGCTGCACCTCTCGGACATCCACCTGCTCCCCCGGCACCGCCGGCGGCTGGACTGGCTGCGCGGGCTCGCCCACCTCGAGCCGGACCTGGTGGTGGACACCGGGGACAACATCTCCCACGCCGCCTCCATCCCCCTCCTGCTCGACGCCCTGGCCCCGCTGCTGGAGCGGCCGGGCGTGTTCGTGCCCGGGTCGAACGACTACTACACCCCCAAGCCGGCCAACCCGCTGCGGTACCTGCGCGGGCCCTCGGAGCTGGAGGCCTCGCGCTCCCGCCTGCCCACCGAGGAGCTGTTCTCTGCCTTCCGTGCGGCGGGCTGGGCGGACCTGACGGACCGGTCCGCCGACGTCGTGCTCGGCGCGGGACCGGACGCGGTGCGCGTGCGCGCCGCGGGCACGGACGACCCACACCTGGGCCTGGACCGCTGGTCCGGGTTCGGCCCGGACGACGACGGCGTCCCCGCCCTGCGCCTCGGCGTCACCCACGCCCCCTACCGACGTGTGCTGGACGCGATGACCGCCGACGGGGCGGACCTGCTGCTGGCCGGCCACACCCACGGCGGCCAGGTGTGCCTGCCGTTCGTGGGCGCCCTCGTGACCAACTGCGACCTCCCCCGATCCCAGGCCTCGGGGGTGTCCCCGTGGACGGCGGCGGGGCCGACGGTCCCGCTCGAGGTGTCCGCGGGGATCGGGACGGCGCCCTCGGCCCCCGTGCGCACCTTCTGCCGCCCCGAGGCCGTGGTCCTGGACCTGCTCCCCCGCGCCTGA